From the genome of Hydrogenobacter sp., one region includes:
- a CDS encoding multiheme c-type cytochrome, whose translation MRWVIKNSCAGVIFITLAFLFSCKERYDTVEKYWERPIRPNGEPPKIYSALEASLDPKACGSCHAEKYTEWQQSLHSKTISSGLLWQMKMMDQLSANKCMDCHAPLSEQKALMAIYMNYPSRPQKPAPAYITDNLHL comes from the coding sequence ATGCGGTGGGTAATAAAAAATTCGTGTGCAGGGGTTATTTTCATTACCCTTGCCTTTCTTTTTTCTTGTAAGGAGAGGTATGATACAGTGGAAAAATACTGGGAAAGACCTATAAGACCTAACGGTGAACCCCCAAAAATTTATTCAGCATTAGAAGCATCTTTAGATCCGAAGGCATGCGGTTCTTGCCATGCAGAAAAGTATACAGAATGGCAACAGAGCCTGCACTCCAAAACAATATCTTCAGGTTTATTGTGGCAAATGAAGATGATGGACCAGTTATCGGCGAATAAGTGTATGGATTGTCACGCTCCTTTATCTGAGCAGAAAGCCTTGATGGCTATTTACATGAATTATCCATCAAGACCTCAAAAACCTGCGCCTGCATATATTACAGATAATCTGCATCTGTAA